The Nicotiana tabacum cultivar K326 chromosome 5, ASM71507v2, whole genome shotgun sequence sequence CCTAGCTCCGCCCTTGCTGCCGACTTCCTATGTCATAAACTTCCAAATTTtgttcctttttctcttttttttaaaaatgaagtAGTATTTATTGGCTTTTATATCTAATCTTTTTTGgtccctcttttcttttttttggcgaattTTGTTGGATGATGTATAATTTTTATTTCTAAGTTTAAATTATATGGTATAAAAAGAATTTACATTATCAATCTATTTAAAAGTAGAATACGTTTATCAGGTTAGGGGGGGGGGGAATTCGTAAAACACTACAGTTACGAAATTAATCAATGCGAAATATAGGCGAATACAACCAAGACGAAATACAAGAATATAGAAAAATAGAATACTCTCATTAAGAGTCGAACTCAAAACCTCCACTTATCAAGCGAGTGCTCTAACAAACTAAGCTATGAGAgctttttgctctttttttcGGTTCAAAATAGTTGATCTTTTGTTTCAATACAGATGAATTtgctataaaattaaaatatagcTATGAATGGTAATTTTATAAAAGTATAGCTGCAAACGGTAAATACAATGTATATAAAAAAACTACATTTATCATCAAATATCTCCCAACCAAATATTATCTATGGGAGCTAGAACAAAGAATACTATCATGAATTTTAGTACTTAGAGTTGTCAATCTTTCAAGTCGTCCTTAAGACCTTGCACCATTTGTTGTCTATACATAGTTAAATGTGAAAGGGTGAAAAATCTAACTGACACAGTGAATCATGTCTGTCAATGGTTGCATATAGCCCTTTATTGAGGGCTCTGATCAGGAGTAATTTTATGGTGTGCCTCATATAACTGACATTAGTTGTGTGAGGTATCTTTTAGTCTCAGATATTTGTGGACTCATATCTTATACATTTGGGTCCACAAAATTCCGAGACTACAAAGTTgtgagacaaaaaaaaaaaaatcgcaCACAACTAGTGTCAATTGTGTGaggcacaaaataaaatttttcctCTCATCCGGAAATAATATTTCTGAACTTTCGATCAACATGACATTCATGCCTGTTTGATCAAGCCTTGGCACTACCAATTTGAGATCTCCAAGCGGAAAATACAAAAGAGAACTTTCACGAGAGCAGCAGGAGTACTGGCTCTTATGTCCTTTCCTATTCACTTGAAATATACTCGTTGCTTTTGTACTTGATGGCTTCTAAAAATTATTAAAGTAATTTTAATAAGCGCAAAAATAGAATATGTTGTAGGAGACTAATTTTAATGGTTTTCCTAAATTTAAACTCGTAATACTATGATTCAAGTTTTAGTTAATTAACACCCCCAGTGGCGGATCCACACTATTAGTTACTTTTTCGTGAATTCAGTAGGTATGGGCCAAAATCCATCTTTAGTAGAAATAGTATCAGTAAAAGATTCTTGGGACACCACGTGTCGAAGTGATCTAATTATCATCAAAGGTCGTTGTCGATGAGTCGGCAAGGCGGAAGTCGAGGAGATATCATCGAGACCGAGGTCGAGTGCCTTTGACAGACTTATAACGGCTAGTTTTAAGATAGGACTTAAAGGAGAATAGTCTAGTGGATAATCTCTGAACTTGTACTATTAGAGTTTCTAGGAATATGttcctataaatagaaagagacacaatgataGTGACaggtgatattcatttgtaagtAAAGAAACATCACCTTTTCACTAAGATTCTCATCTACACTTTTCCACtagatccgagaataactcaGATATTCAAAGGATTGTCCGTCACTCATCATTCTAAGATTCTCATCTACACTTTTCCACtagatccgagaataactcaGATATTCAAAGGATTGTCcgtcactcatcattgtcagaaagaacatTCACTGTTTACACCTGGGTGACTCATTCGTTcttttacttaaatgtcatttattgttattcattgatATTAAACGCTACATTATTGTCTTTGATTTCTGGAAAATTTATTGCATGTTGCCGCCTAATCCAAATATACCTACATAGTAATTGTTACACTTTCAAGAACTCCATCTTAGGGATATTATTATTAGTTAAAATTAACCttcatttatataaatttaattatttgaaccaagataAATATTTATTGGTCAAACAAGTAGCTTTTGctcatatatatgtgtgtgtatgacTGTACCTAATTATTATTGTAGTATTAACTTGAACGCCGTTTTAAAAACTCATATGTAAAAATCAAATTCTAGATCCACCTCTAAATAATCTTCTATAAATCGGTAGGATTATGGCGGTATATTTGGTGATGCGACAAAAAAGAGGAATCGGAAGTTTTTGGTATTTAAGTTTCAAAATTGAGATATTCTTTTATTCTTTCGGAGGCtcaaaaatagtaaaagattTAGGATTTCCTACAAGAACTCTATccctcttgtttttttttcttttatataaatATGCAGAAGTAATGGAAAGGTTTAATCATTCAATAAGCCAGATTTAAATCATCTCTTTCTCTCTCCATTTTTAGGATTCATAAATATTTCTCCTAAAATATTCTCCTTTACATTTTGATATTTCAGGGagaaaacaggaaaaagaaaagcAATATTTACCATGAAAGGAGCAGCAGTTATAGCCACTATCacctcaacaacaacaaacatgacAATGCTGTTGTTCTTCGTAATCGATGTCTCAAATGTAGCAGCAGGATTTCCAGACACAAAGACTGTTGTAGTAACCAACAACCACACAAATTATCTAAGCATCCGATGTTTCTCCTTTGACGACGATGGTGAAGTTAGGCATCTGAATAAAATGGGAAGTTTCAACATCAGTGTCGAAATCAGGAAATTCTTCCCTTCTTCCACCATGTACAATTGCTCCACAAACATGGGAACTTTCGTCGCCTTTCGATCCGACTACGAATGCATTAGTCATTCAACACCTTGTGAATGGAGGTTTGATGAGGAGTTCACATATCTCTACAATCCCAAGGATGAAGAGTGGGTTATTCATGAATATAATCCAAAGTATGAGTCCCTCAAAAGAGGAGGAGTCATCAAAGGGTATTATGTTAACTAAACATTAACAGACAAGCTTAAATAGAACAACATAGACAGTGAAGATTCAGATAGTCGACTCCAACTTGCTTCGACCATCAGAAAGCTTCACAAAATCTACGACTAAAGAATGTACCTAGAGAATGTCTTATAGATAGGGTAGAGAGAAAATTAAGGTTGGTTATGACATGTAAGATAACTAGAATATTTAGTGAAAGATTGTAGAAAATTGTAGCTGAAGCTGAGGAAGGGGAGCTTTGGCGTATCTGGTAAAGTTGTTGcgatgtgaccaggaggtcacgggttcgagccgtggaaatagtctcttgcagaaatacaggaTAAGGCTGCAAGGCTGTGTACGATAGACTcctgtggtccggcccttctccggaccccgcgcatagccggagcttagtgcaccgggctgccctttttcgTAGCTGAAGCTGAGGTCCCTTTAGGAATTCAACTTGGGACACTGCAAAGCTTCGTGGATAGCTTAGCTTCCTCATAAGCAAGCTATGTTTAGTATGTAATAGTTGTATCCTATCATGTATTCATCAAGTGAtaaataaatttatcaattaatccaCACTTTGGTAGCCACATACAGAATTGGTACAAAGCCTTAACCAAGATGTGGCAATTAACTGATACCACAAGCCGATTTGGGACTCCCTTTCCATCAGTCATTGTTAGGAATGCCTTCTAAAACCATGAATATAATTGTGAAAAAGGAGCAAAGAAGTACCACAATGTCAACATCTCGTTGGAGTATGTGGTTATATCTCAGCCTCCCTTCTTGTTGTGTCATAGTTGTGTTTTGAGTTCAAAGATTTAAGATGAATAAGACTAGCTAGGCACAGAAGTGAATCCAAACTTAAGCTTTCTACCACTTCTTTGGTGCAGTGAAACACGTGTTTTATCTTCGTCTAGTATTGTCTTTCCACGTTCTGATTCCTTCCAACGACCTCAATTTAGGACGATTCTTCCTTTAAACTTGAAGCAATCTCTATAGGCCAGCTCTGTGACATGTCTTAGTATTTACCAGCTTATAACTCacaagttacaaccagaggattTCAAACTTAGTATTTGGATCACAGTGCATTTGTTATGTTTGTTCTCAAGAGAATTCATCAGCAGGTTGCGCATCAGAAACATACTCTTCCAATTTAGAGAGCAACATAATCTCATCGAGCATTCTATATATTGCCCGAGATTGGGGGTGTGAGTCATCAGCAACCACAAATTCGTAAAAATTACCATCGACCTCCATCAAACTATATCCTGGATTCTTCTTGACGCCTTTAGCTCTCATCAAAGTTCTAACCATTCTAACATCAGCCCATTTCCTCTCATCTGCGCACAGACTTGCAAGAAGCACATAAATACCACTATCTTGAGGATCTAATTCTATAAGTTTCTCCGCAGCGACCTTGGCCAGCTCAACATTTCCATGCATCCGACAACCATTAAGCAGAGCACCCCAAACAGCTTTATCGGGTTCCATTGGCATTTGTTTTATAAGATTATAAGCTTCTTTCAGATGCCCAGATCTACTCAGTAAATCAACCATGCAAGCATAGTGTATTACCTCAGCCAACAATCCATTTAATTCCATACTCCTAAAGTATTCCCAGCCTTGATTGACCAATCCACCATGAGCGCATGCCGATAAAACACCCACAAATGTGATGCTATCGGGCTTGAATCCCGTACATTTCATTTGTTCAAAAAGATTGAGGGCCTTCTCGGCGAGCCCATGAGAAGCACATCCTACGATTACTGAATTCCAAGAGACCAAATCTCTTTCTGGCATTTCGTGAAAGAGATCTCGAGCAACATCCATGCTTCCACATTTGCCGTACATGTCTATTAATGCGTTTGCCAAGATCACGCTGTATTTAACCCGTTTTTGCTTAATATAGTAATCATGAATTCGTCGAGCAAAATCCAAAGAACCAGATTGAGCACAAGCAGAGAGCACAGAAACCAAAGTGCTCTCTATGGGAACCAAACCTTGTTTCTCCATTTCATGAAAGAGTTCAAGGGCCTCCCAAGGTCTATTATTTTGCGAGTAGCACGCAATCATCGCAGTCCAAGAAACTATATTTCTCTCAAGCATATCACTAAAACACTTTTTGGCCATGTCTACCTCCCCATTTTTGGCATAACCGTGGATCATACTTGTCCAAGAAAAGACATCCTTTATTTCCATCTTATCGAAAATCTCTTTAGCCATAGGCAAACAACCACACTTCACATACATATCCAATACAGCATTCATCAAATTAAGACTGCATTTCACACCTCTTTTCTCCACGAGTTCATGAACCGATTTCCCCAAACTCAAATCCCCCTTCAACGAACACGCAGAAAACACCGTTATCATCGTTACATCATTAAACTCAACACCATTTGAACACATCAACTCAAACAACCCCAATGCCTCATCAACCATATTCCTCTTCACATACCCATCAATCAAGCTAGTCCAGGTAACCACATCCCTTACAGGACTTTCATCAAACACCTTCTGTGCATCGACCACTTTCCCGCTCTCTCCATAAAAATGAATCAAACCATTCCTCACAATCAAATCATTGAAGAATCCAACTTTCCAAATCCTACAATGCACTGAACCTCCCACCCCCTCCAAAACACTACACCCTTTCAACACAAAAACATAACTCCTCTTGTCCATTTCAACACTTTCCCTTACCATTCtcctaaaaaaacaaaaaccctTTTCAAAGAGCTGATTTTTAACATAACCTCTAATCATAGTATTCCAAATATACACATTGGGTTCAAGAACTTCAGAAAACAAAGCATTTGCATAGTGTATATCCCCATTAATATCCAAAGCACAAAAGGATATGAGTCTACTGATTGGAAAAATGTGAGAACTTATGCCAGTGTGtatcattttggcttgaatttgcTTTAGTTGTGACATTGAATTGCAAGATTCTATGAGGATAAGAGTTGGGTGGGTGATTACAAGATTTGGGTTTTGGTTTGAGTTCCATTTTGGTTGTGAAGAAAACAATAGCTTGTGAAAATGAGGGGAAGACTGGATTTTTTTTAAGAATGGAAACTGTGGGAATTTCATAAGAATAAGGAAAGAGGTGAGTGTTGTTCATTGATTCTGCAACAGCTCTTTTATGAGTGCTCAACAAACTGTTTTTGGCTGGTCAAATTTTTAGGAGGCAAGAACCAAATGTGTACCTCTTTTGCATAGTTGAAGACTTAAGGGACTAATTCGGGCTTATTCTCATAGCATTTTATCACATAATTGctcattcttttatttgtttgcTAATTCTTGTATTTGTTATAGTATCACATTGGAATGGTAGTATACTGATATTTACTGTACTGCAATTGAAGTGGTAACTAACCGTTGTAAAAATCAATACATATCTATATTAGGGCCGTTCAAAATCGAACGGTAACTCTTACTCGAACAGTAAAAGTGGCTTATTGGCTTATATCGGGTTATCGGATTAACAGTTGGTAAATggattgaaattttataattaatagTTATCGGTTCGGGTGctgattattcaattttcttatcaGATAAATTGTTAAgtgttaacccgttaagaattattatatttatatttttacccaCTATGAAGCAACTTCTTAGCAACTTGAGCTTCAACGTCATCGTAATTTATTTTTGGGTAGGACTAGGCAGATCTAGATAGTTCTTGATACTTTTCTGCTCAAATAAATCACTTAACTTGGTAACTGAAGCAAAACTATATCAAGAAtttatgttaagtgaatttcTATTTTTGATTAAGGATCTTCAATTGTATTTTAGCTTGCTTAtaataaaagaattaaagaagaagaagaagaagaaactacCATTAACAATGAGAGCTTCATTAGCATAGTGAAGTGTGATTGTGATTAGATCATTTATCTATTATTTACTGTCTTGCTTACGTATGTAATTTTTATTGTCCATTTGATTTAGCCGATAAATCGCGCGATAACTGTTGGATAATCGCTAATCTGATATCGATatgcccgatatcttatcgggtggctagcggattagtACATTTACAAGCCGATAACAGATAATTCTAACCGCTAAACGTAAATATCCGCTCAATAAACAGCCATAATCTATATACATGGATTACTTGCCTTAGTGAACCCAtagatgtcgtttggtttaagagATTAGGTGGGTTATCTcggtaaaattttaaattaaatttatcTCGTGTTTTGTTTGAGGTATTAGCTAAAACTGATATTATTTTATACCAAAATCTTGGTATAACTTATCTCATTTAGAAGGTGAGATAAATTGTTACTGTTATAATCCTAATTTTAATGTTAGGATTTTAGGGAGTGTTTGgtataatggaaaatatttttcgtggaaaatgttttcttggaaaataagtagtaatcttattcattttccggtgtttggtacgaaaattagggaaaatgacttttcaagagtattcataaataacttagatataataaacatgaagccataaactttcaaaccaacaaccttccgaacccacaaatttcataaacttttgaaccgctaaactttcaaaaacgcggaatttcgaacccataaactttataattctaaacccgtaaacttcgaaacacataaacctccgaactcataattttggaacttgtaaaattttgaacctttaaaccgataaataaaaaattaaaaccgataaataaaaaattaaaactgaaaaatatatttaaaaatattgtttAGTGGGGTGGGGGCAGGAGAGGGGGGCAGTAAAACtagaaaaacagaaatttaaattacaaaaaaaagtaaaaaaaaaaaattgtgcggTGGGGGGGAGCAGGTGAGGGAGGGTTGGGGTGGGTTGGAcggaaaaacgaaaaaacagaaattagaaattgcaaaaaaaaaattaaggtaaaaaaataattttttttgcagtgggggtgggggtaggggtggggtggggtggagggatagtagggtgggtggtaacggaaaaactgaaatttgaacagaaaaaaaaatctttttggagaTGGGGTGGGAtgggttggtgagggtggggaaggttgagaaggagttttggaaaatgctTTCCTTCTCTTGATAAAGAAAactttttcctccaattggagaaaaatgaatTCATAAGGTTaatgttttccaaaatatttaagccaatcaaacatgggaaaattagaaaatatttttcggaaaatattttcttttgtaccaaacacacccataatCATGGAATATTTTGATTTTGAACCAAATAACCCCTCATCTAGTTATTGGGATAAAGATAATCTCGATATAAATT is a genomic window containing:
- the LOC107765991 gene encoding pentatricopeptide repeat-containing protein At2g22410, mitochondrial-like, which translates into the protein MKFPQFPFLKKIQSSPHFHKLLFSSQPKWNSNQNPNLVITHPTLILIESCNSMSQLKQIQAKMIHTGISSHIFPISRLISFCALDINGDIHYANALFSEVLEPNVYIWNTMIRGYVKNQLFEKGFCFFRRMVRESVEMDKRSYVFVLKGCSVLEGVGGSVHCRIWKVGFFNDLIVRNGLIHFYGESGKVVDAQKVFDESPVRDVVTWTSLIDGYVKRNMVDEALGLFELMCSNGVEFNDVTMITVFSACSLKGDLSLGKSVHELVEKRGVKCSLNLMNAVLDMYVKCGCLPMAKEIFDKMEIKDVFSWTSMIHGYAKNGEVDMAKKCFSDMLERNIVSWTAMIACYSQNNRPWEALELFHEMEKQGLVPIESTLVSVLSACAQSGSLDFARRIHDYYIKQKRVKYSVILANALIDMYGKCGSMDVARDLFHEMPERDLVSWNSVIVGCASHGLAEKALNLFEQMKCTGFKPDSITFVGVLSACAHGGLVNQGWEYFRSMELNGLLAEVIHYACMVDLLSRSGHLKEAYNLIKQMPMEPDKAVWGALLNGCRMHGNVELAKVAAEKLIELDPQDSGIYVLLASLCADERKWADVRMVRTLMRAKGVKKNPGYSLMEVDGNFYEFVVADDSHPQSRAIYRMLDEIMLLSKLEEYVSDAQPADEFS